The Strix aluco isolate bStrAlu1 chromosome 19, bStrAlu1.hap1, whole genome shotgun sequence genome contains a region encoding:
- the TPST1 gene encoding protein-tyrosine sulfotransferase 1 isoform X1 has translation MVGKLKQNLLLACLVISSVTVFYLGQHAMECHHRIEERSQPVRMESVRSTVRTASNVNANRTFAYNKDMPLIFIGGVPRSGTTLMRAMLDAHPDIRCGEETRVIPRILAVKQMWARSSKEKIRLDEAGVTDEVLDSAMQAFLLEIIVKHGEPAPYLCNKDPFALKSLTYLARIFPNARFLLMVRDGRASVHSMISRKVTIAGFDLNSYRDCLTKWNRAIETMYNQCMEVGFERCMLVHYEQLVLHPERWMRTLLKFLRIPWNQAVLHHEEMIGKAGGVSLSKVERSTDQVIKPVNVEALSKWVGKIPADVLQDMPVIAPMLAKLGYDPYANPPNYGKPDQKVVENTRRVYKGEFQLPDFLKEVPQPKKTVERKSRGKIK, from the exons ATGGTTGGAAAACTCAAACAGAACTTGCTATTAGCATGTCTGGTGATCAGTTCAGTGACAGTGTTTTATTTGGGCCAACACGCTATGGAGTGTCACCATCGAATAGAAGAACGCAGCCAGCCTGTGAGGATGGAAAGTGTGAGAAGCACAGTAAGAACTGCTTCCAATGTAAATGCGAACAGAACCTTTGCTTACAACAAGGACATGCCTTTAATATTTATTGGAGGAGTACCTCGAAGTGGCACTACCTTAATGCGTGCCATGCTTGATGCCCATCCGGATATTCGATGTGGAGAAGAGACAAGGGTAATCCCACGAATTCTAGCAGTTAAGCAGATGTGGGCTAGATCAAGCAAAGAGAAGATCCGACTGGATGAAGCTGGAGTCACAGATGAGGTTCTGGACTCAGCCATGCAAGCGTTTTTATTGGAAATCATTGTGAAACATGGGGAGCCTGCTCCATATTTGTGTAACAAAGATCCTTTTGCTTTAAAATCCTTAACTTATCTTGCTAGAATTTTCCCCAATGCCAGATTTCTTCTAATGGTACGGGATGGTCGTGCATCTGTGCATTCCATGATATCTAGAAAAGTCACAATAGCTGGATTTGACCTGAACAGCTACAGAGACTGCTTGACCAAGTGGAATCGTGCTATAGAAACTATGTATAACCAGTGTATGGAGGTTGGTTTTGAAAGGTGTATGCTGGTACATTACGAACAACTTGTATTGCATCCTGAAAGATGGATGAGAACTCTCTTAAAGTTTCTTCGCATCCCATGGAACCAAGCAGTGCTGCACCATGAAGAAATGATTGGAAAAGCAGGGGGTGTTTCTCTTTCAAA GGTTGAAAGATCTACTGACCAAGTAATCAAGCCAGTCAATGTGGAAGCACTGTCAAAGTGGGTTGGGAAGATACCTGCTGATGTTCTGCAGGATATGCCTGTGATTGCACCCATGCTAGCAAAACTGGGCTATGATCCGTATGCCAATCCACCAAATTATGGAAAGCCAGATCAAAAAGTTGTGGAAAACACAAGGAGG
- the TPST1 gene encoding protein-tyrosine sulfotransferase 1 isoform X2 — MVGKLKQNLLLACLVISSVTVFYLGQHAMECHHRIEERSQPVRMESVRSTVRTASNVNANRTFAYNKDMPLIFIGGVPRSGTTLMRAMLDAHPDIRCGEETRVIPRILAVKQMWARSSKEKIRLDEAGVTDEVLDSAMQAFLLEIIVKHGEPAPYLCNKDPFALKSLTYLARIFPNARFLLMVRDGRASVHSMISRKVTIAGFDLNSYRDCLTKWNRAIETMYNQCMEVGFERCMLVHYEQLVLHPERWMRTLLKFLRIPWNQAVLHHEEMIGKAGGVSLSKVERSTDQVIKPVNVEALSKWVGKIPADVLQDMPVIAPMLAKLGYDPYANPPNYGKPDQKVVENTRRVYKGEFQLPDFLKEVPQTEPME, encoded by the exons ATGGTTGGAAAACTCAAACAGAACTTGCTATTAGCATGTCTGGTGATCAGTTCAGTGACAGTGTTTTATTTGGGCCAACACGCTATGGAGTGTCACCATCGAATAGAAGAACGCAGCCAGCCTGTGAGGATGGAAAGTGTGAGAAGCACAGTAAGAACTGCTTCCAATGTAAATGCGAACAGAACCTTTGCTTACAACAAGGACATGCCTTTAATATTTATTGGAGGAGTACCTCGAAGTGGCACTACCTTAATGCGTGCCATGCTTGATGCCCATCCGGATATTCGATGTGGAGAAGAGACAAGGGTAATCCCACGAATTCTAGCAGTTAAGCAGATGTGGGCTAGATCAAGCAAAGAGAAGATCCGACTGGATGAAGCTGGAGTCACAGATGAGGTTCTGGACTCAGCCATGCAAGCGTTTTTATTGGAAATCATTGTGAAACATGGGGAGCCTGCTCCATATTTGTGTAACAAAGATCCTTTTGCTTTAAAATCCTTAACTTATCTTGCTAGAATTTTCCCCAATGCCAGATTTCTTCTAATGGTACGGGATGGTCGTGCATCTGTGCATTCCATGATATCTAGAAAAGTCACAATAGCTGGATTTGACCTGAACAGCTACAGAGACTGCTTGACCAAGTGGAATCGTGCTATAGAAACTATGTATAACCAGTGTATGGAGGTTGGTTTTGAAAGGTGTATGCTGGTACATTACGAACAACTTGTATTGCATCCTGAAAGATGGATGAGAACTCTCTTAAAGTTTCTTCGCATCCCATGGAACCAAGCAGTGCTGCACCATGAAGAAATGATTGGAAAAGCAGGGGGTGTTTCTCTTTCAAA GGTTGAAAGATCTACTGACCAAGTAATCAAGCCAGTCAATGTGGAAGCACTGTCAAAGTGGGTTGGGAAGATACCTGCTGATGTTCTGCAGGATATGCCTGTGATTGCACCCATGCTAGCAAAACTGGGCTATGATCCGTATGCCAATCCACCAAATTATGGAAAGCCAGATCAAAAAGTTGTGGAAAACACAAGGAGG